In one Bacillus sp. PK3_68 genomic region, the following are encoded:
- the trxB gene encoding thioredoxin-disulfide reductase translates to MAAEDKIYDVIIIGAGPAGMTAAVYTSRANLSTLMIERGVPGGQMANTEEVENYPGYDHILGPDLSTKMFDHAKKFGAEYAYGDIKEIVDGKEYKIIKAGAKDFKGRSVIITTGAEWKKLGVPGEKELTGRGVSYCAVCDGAFFKEKDLVVVGGGDSAVEEGTYLTRFAKNVTIVHRRDELRAQKILQDRAFKNEKVDFIWNHTVKEINEKDGKVGSVTLVSTENGEEQKFPADGVFIYVGMLPLSKPFLNLGITNDAGYIVTNEKMETKIPGIFAAGDVREKTLRQIVTATGDGSIAAQAAQNFVEELKEELGVEA, encoded by the coding sequence TTGGCAGCAGAAGATAAAATTTATGATGTCATTATTATCGGCGCGGGACCAGCAGGAATGACAGCCGCTGTCTATACATCGCGTGCGAACCTTTCTACGCTAATGATTGAGCGCGGCGTGCCTGGAGGGCAGATGGCAAACACAGAGGAAGTAGAAAATTATCCGGGGTATGACCATATTCTCGGTCCGGATTTGTCTACGAAAATGTTTGACCATGCGAAAAAATTCGGCGCTGAATATGCGTATGGTGATATTAAGGAAATTGTCGACGGCAAAGAGTATAAAATCATCAAAGCAGGTGCAAAAGACTTTAAAGGCCGCTCAGTAATTATTACGACAGGAGCCGAATGGAAAAAGCTCGGCGTACCTGGTGAAAAAGAATTAACAGGCCGTGGCGTCTCATACTGTGCGGTTTGTGATGGTGCATTCTTCAAAGAGAAAGATCTTGTTGTTGTTGGCGGCGGCGACTCGGCCGTTGAAGAAGGAACATATTTAACCCGCTTTGCTAAAAATGTAACGATTGTTCATCGTCGTGATGAGCTTCGTGCCCAAAAGATTTTACAAGATCGGGCATTCAAAAACGAAAAAGTGGATTTTATTTGGAATCATACAGTAAAGGAAATAAATGAAAAAGACGGAAAAGTCGGCAGCGTCACACTCGTGTCTACAGAGAACGGCGAAGAGCAGAAATTTCCGGCTGATGGTGTGTTTATCTATGTAGGTATGCTGCCGCTTTCAAAGCCGTTTTTGAATTTAGGCATTACTAATGATGCTGGCTATATCGTGACAAACGAAAAAATGGAAACAAAGATACCTGGCATTTTCGCGGCAGGTGATGTGCGTGAAAAAACACTCCGCCAGATCGTAAC
- a CDS encoding tetratricopeptide repeat protein yields MTKHSKLRKEKGKVISFLPTGEYYYTKGLKALRKRELSKAKKYLSRAMDLEPMEPMIACQLAIVETELGNFEQSNGLLHFVLDDLDPLISECHYFLANNYAHLGLFKEAFKHAKAYLEQDETGEFTEDAEELLDLIELDSEEGFDELDEQDELIALQEEARYLLEGGSFEKAIECLEGLIAKHPDFWPAHNNLALAHFYLGEIEEAHGVLESVLEKNPGNLHALCNLAVFFFYEKQYGLLRQLVDLLRKTYPLLPEQQFKLGVTFALIGQYEDAYRWLKKLQKSGFEGEPAFYYWLSHSAYFSGRQEVAENAWKHILKMSPEKAGQEPWASKKAEQLGHEQQPASIVKRLNSEYEEERFFGIFLLSITEDQKKVVSHPDFCDIESLAFREKIYLADVLGMSVDIKLKEEARISLAHDTALTLYKKFQPIGTEEAGLFMLWFTVFGEIAEEQTRLKNKEAFAAATEYMWRKLRGEKESQTSLAEKYNLSASTLQKYIKYVRERL; encoded by the coding sequence ATGACAAAACACTCAAAGCTACGGAAAGAAAAGGGAAAGGTCATCTCTTTTTTGCCGACAGGTGAGTATTACTATACAAAAGGCTTGAAAGCACTGCGGAAGAGAGAGCTGTCAAAAGCGAAGAAGTATTTGTCACGCGCGATGGATTTAGAGCCGATGGAACCAATGATCGCTTGCCAATTAGCGATTGTAGAAACGGAGCTCGGCAATTTTGAACAATCAAATGGCTTGCTGCATTTTGTGCTGGATGATCTAGATCCGCTGATCAGTGAGTGCCATTATTTTTTAGCTAATAATTATGCTCACTTAGGCTTGTTTAAAGAAGCTTTTAAGCACGCCAAGGCATATTTGGAGCAGGACGAAACCGGGGAATTCACAGAGGATGCCGAAGAACTACTCGATTTAATTGAGCTTGACAGTGAAGAAGGTTTTGATGAGTTGGATGAACAGGATGAGTTGATTGCTCTGCAGGAAGAGGCTCGTTATCTGCTTGAGGGCGGCAGTTTCGAGAAAGCAATAGAATGCTTGGAGGGATTGATTGCTAAGCATCCGGATTTTTGGCCCGCTCATAACAACCTGGCTCTTGCTCATTTCTATCTTGGAGAAATTGAAGAAGCCCATGGAGTGTTGGAAAGCGTATTAGAGAAGAACCCAGGGAACTTACATGCCCTATGTAATCTAGCTGTTTTTTTCTTTTACGAAAAGCAATACGGTCTGTTGAGACAACTGGTGGATTTGCTAAGAAAGACATACCCGCTTTTGCCGGAGCAGCAATTTAAGCTCGGCGTAACATTTGCTCTGATCGGCCAGTATGAAGATGCTTATCGATGGCTTAAAAAGCTTCAAAAAAGCGGTTTTGAAGGCGAGCCGGCTTTTTATTATTGGCTCTCTCACTCAGCTTACTTTTCTGGCCGGCAAGAGGTAGCAGAAAACGCCTGGAAGCATATATTGAAGATGAGTCCGGAGAAGGCTGGGCAGGAGCCGTGGGCGAGTAAAAAGGCGGAGCAGCTTGGCCATGAGCAGCAGCCTGCTTCAATTGTAAAGCGGTTGAATAGTGAATATGAAGAAGAGCGTTTTTTCGGTATCTTTTTACTTTCCATAACAGAGGATCAAAAGAAAGTAGTGAGCCATCCTGACTTTTGCGATATTGAATCACTCGCTTTCCGTGAGAAGATTTACCTGGCGGATGTGCTTGGCATGTCGGTGGATATCAAACTAAAGGAAGAGGCTCGCATTAGTCTGGCGCATGACACAGCTCTAACTCTCTATAAGAAGTTTCAGCCGATCGGTACAGAAGAAGCTGGTTTATTTATGCTTTGGTTCACTGTTTTTGGCGAAATAGCAGAGGAGCAGACACGCTTGAAAAATAAAGAAGCATTTGCAGCAGCCACAGAGTATATGTGGCGCAAACTTCGCGGTGAGAAAGAATCGCAGACAAGCCTGGCAGAAAAGTATAACCTCTCTGCTTCTACATTGCAAAAGTATATCAAGTACGTGCGCGAACGATTATAG
- the hisIE gene encoding bifunctional phosphoribosyl-AMP cyclohydrolase/phosphoribosyl-ATP diphosphatase HisIE: MSVTVEEIRFDEKGLVPAIIQDATTYEVLTLAYMNKESLQRTIDSGETWLFSRSRQELWHKGETSGHTQKVVNIKYDCDQDALVVLVKPEGPACHLGTTSCFEQSLYGEQTEMLPYTILQKLEEVIADREQTRPEGAYTTYLFEKGVDKILKKVGEEAAEVIIAAKNRDKDELQWEAADLLYHLLVLLREQKVELADVLGVLAKRHEEKSGK, translated from the coding sequence ATGAGTGTAACCGTGGAAGAGATTCGATTTGATGAGAAAGGGCTAGTTCCTGCTATCATCCAGGATGCCACTACATATGAAGTGCTAACGCTTGCTTATATGAATAAAGAGTCTTTGCAGCGGACGATAGACAGCGGCGAAACATGGCTGTTTAGCCGTTCACGTCAAGAACTGTGGCACAAAGGAGAAACGAGCGGCCATACCCAAAAGGTTGTGAACATTAAATATGATTGCGACCAGGATGCACTCGTCGTACTTGTAAAGCCGGAAGGGCCTGCCTGTCACCTTGGAACAACAAGCTGTTTCGAGCAATCTTTATATGGTGAACAGACGGAAATGCTGCCGTATACTATTTTGCAAAAACTAGAGGAAGTGATTGCTGACAGGGAGCAAACCCGTCCGGAAGGAGCATACACGACTTATTTGTTTGAAAAAGGCGTCGATAAGATCCTAAAAAAAGTTGGAGAGGAAGCAGCCGAAGTGATTATTGCGGCGAAGAACCGTGATAAGGATGAACTACAGTGGGAAGCGGCTGATTTGCTCTATCACCTGCTTGTCCTTCTTCGTGAGCAAAAGGTAGAGCTTGCTGATGTGTTAGGTGTGCTTGCTAAGCGCCATGAAGAGAAGAGCGGCAAATAG
- the hisF gene encoding imidazole glycerol phosphate synthase subunit HisF — MITKRIIPCLDVKDGRVVKGIQFVELRDAGDPVELAKVYDEQGADELVFLDISASHEGRKTMVEVVQDVASQLAIPFTVGGGINSLEDMKRILRAGADKVSLNTAAVLDPELITIGADYFGTQCIVIAIDAKWDDELGSWRVYTHGGRQATEREVISWVREAVERGAGEILLTSMDSDGEKRGFDLALTKAVSEAVSVPVIASGGAGDAKHFFEVFTEGIADAALAASIFHYKETSVNEVKNFLKDRGVNIR; from the coding sequence ATGATCACGAAACGGATTATTCCATGTCTCGATGTGAAAGACGGCCGTGTTGTGAAAGGTATTCAGTTTGTTGAATTACGCGATGCCGGTGACCCAGTGGAGCTGGCGAAAGTGTATGATGAACAGGGGGCAGATGAGCTCGTATTTCTTGATATTTCTGCTTCTCACGAAGGCCGGAAGACAATGGTGGAAGTTGTTCAGGATGTTGCTTCGCAGCTTGCCATTCCTTTTACAGTAGGCGGAGGCATTAATTCACTTGAAGACATGAAACGCATTTTGCGTGCGGGGGCTGATAAGGTTTCGTTAAACACGGCAGCTGTTCTTGATCCGGAACTTATCACAATCGGTGCCGATTACTTTGGTACACAGTGTATAGTTATCGCAATTGATGCTAAGTGGGACGATGAGCTTGGCTCATGGCGGGTTTATACGCATGGCGGCCGGCAGGCGACTGAGCGAGAAGTCATTAGCTGGGTTCGGGAAGCAGTTGAGCGAGGAGCTGGTGAAATTCTGCTGACGAGCATGGACAGTGATGGTGAAAAACGTGGATTCGACCTTGCGCTGACGAAAGCAGTCAGTGAAGCAGTTTCCGTCCCTGTCATTGCTTCTGGTGGGGCAGGAGATGCCAAACACTTTTTTGAAGTGTTCACAGAAGGGATAGCAGATGCTGCGTTAGCTGCTTCTATTTTCCATTACAAGGAAACAAGCGTGAACGAAGTGAAAAACTTTTTGAAAGACCGGGGAGTGAATATACGATGA
- the hisA gene encoding 1-(5-phosphoribosyl)-5-[(5-phosphoribosylamino)methylideneamino]imidazole-4-carboxamide isomerase encodes MSFTIYPAIDMRGGKCVRLKQGDYSQETVYGDSPFDMAKSFVEEGAEWIHMVDLDGAKDGRRINDQFVIEAAQKLEAKVQIGGGIRTEEDIRHYLENGVDRVIIGSLAVSETELVKQWLNRFGDKIAIGLDAKDGFVATHGWIETSSLKAVDLGKELATAGAETFIFTDIATDGMLSGPNIQAVAELARKTGKRVIASGGVSSLQDLREIKRFEQEGVSGAIVGKAIYTGQFTVREALKEARGQ; translated from the coding sequence ATGAGCTTTACCATCTACCCGGCTATTGATATGCGCGGCGGCAAGTGTGTCCGTCTAAAGCAAGGCGACTACAGTCAGGAAACCGTGTATGGTGATTCTCCTTTTGATATGGCGAAATCATTCGTGGAAGAAGGCGCAGAATGGATTCACATGGTTGATCTGGACGGAGCGAAAGACGGCAGGCGGATCAATGACCAGTTTGTGATTGAAGCAGCACAAAAGCTTGAGGCGAAAGTGCAGATTGGCGGAGGCATTCGTACAGAAGAAGATATTCGCCATTATTTAGAAAATGGGGTTGATCGGGTCATTATTGGCAGTCTTGCTGTTTCAGAGACGGAGCTTGTTAAACAATGGCTCAATAGGTTTGGTGACAAGATCGCTATCGGTCTTGATGCAAAGGATGGATTCGTTGCCACGCATGGCTGGATTGAAACGTCTTCTTTAAAGGCGGTAGATCTTGGCAAGGAGCTGGCAACAGCCGGAGCAGAAACCTTCATTTTCACAGATATCGCCACTGATGGAATGCTCTCTGGACCCAATATCCAAGCGGTAGCCGAGCTTGCCCGGAAAACTGGTAAACGTGTGATTGCTTCCGGAGGCGTCAGCTCGCTCCAAGATTTAAGGGAAATTAAACGCTTTGAGCAAGAGGGTGTCAGCGGAGCGATTGTAGGAAAAGCTATTTATACCGGCCAATTTACTGTTCGCGAAGCGCTAAAGGAGGCAAGAGGCCAATGA
- the hisH gene encoding imidazole glycerol phosphate synthase subunit HisH — translation MIGIVDYGMGNLFSVSKALERIGVPYIISESPEELNETKGLILPGVGSFRDAMSLLKEKKLDSFLHTYVESGRPLLGICLGMQLLFQESEENGRTQGLGLLRGSVVRIPIDSGDKVKVPHMGWNQLAFHLESPVLHGVEEGFVYFVHSYYVDGMDRESLLASTVYSVEIPAVVGNNNVFGMQFHPEKSSRVGMQLLTNFTKAMEQSEAII, via the coding sequence ATGATCGGCATCGTTGATTACGGAATGGGCAACTTGTTCAGCGTCAGTAAAGCGCTTGAGAGGATAGGTGTGCCTTATATTATTAGTGAGTCGCCGGAAGAACTGAATGAAACGAAAGGATTGATTCTGCCGGGAGTTGGTTCTTTCAGAGATGCTATGTCTTTATTGAAAGAAAAAAAACTCGATAGCTTTTTGCATACATATGTAGAAAGTGGCCGTCCGCTTTTAGGTATTTGTCTCGGCATGCAGCTATTGTTTCAGGAAAGTGAAGAAAACGGCCGGACACAGGGCCTCGGATTGTTAAGAGGGAGTGTGGTACGTATTCCGATTGACAGCGGTGACAAAGTAAAAGTTCCGCATATGGGATGGAATCAGCTTGCTTTTCATCTAGAGTCGCCTGTACTTCACGGTGTGGAAGAAGGCTTTGTCTATTTTGTCCACTCTTATTATGTGGACGGGATGGATAGAGAGTCGCTGCTTGCCAGCACCGTCTATAGCGTAGAAATTCCTGCTGTTGTTGGGAATAACAATGTGTTCGGCATGCAATTTCACCCTGAGAAAAGCAGCCGGGTCGGCATGCAGCTATTAACGAATTTTACAAAAGCAATGGAGCAATCGGAGGCGATTATATGA
- the hisB gene encoding imidazoleglycerol-phosphate dehydratase HisB, with protein MSNRTSELTRNTNETKIQLAFSIDGEGQADIQTGVPFMDHMLDLFTKHGQFDLTVKADGDVEIDDHHTTEDIGICLGLALKEALGDKKGIKRYGNAFVPMDETLAQVIVDLSNRPHFEMRGEFPAQKVGTFDTELVREFLWKLALEARMNLHVIIHYGSNTHHMIEAVFKALARALDEATIVDPRVKGVPSTKGML; from the coding sequence TTGAGTAACCGGACGTCAGAATTAACCCGCAACACGAATGAAACCAAAATACAGCTTGCTTTTTCTATCGATGGTGAGGGCCAGGCAGATATTCAGACGGGCGTGCCGTTCATGGATCATATGCTTGATTTGTTCACAAAGCATGGCCAATTTGATTTAACAGTCAAAGCCGACGGAGATGTGGAGATAGACGATCATCATACAACAGAGGATATTGGTATTTGTCTTGGGCTTGCTTTGAAAGAAGCCCTTGGTGACAAAAAAGGAATTAAACGTTATGGAAATGCATTTGTTCCTATGGATGAGACGCTTGCCCAAGTGATTGTTGATTTAAGCAACCGTCCGCATTTTGAGATGCGCGGAGAGTTTCCGGCGCAAAAGGTCGGCACATTTGATACGGAACTTGTCCGCGAATTTCTCTGGAAGCTTGCTTTAGAGGCACGAATGAACCTTCATGTCATCATTCATTACGGCAGCAACACACATCATATGATTGAAGCGGTCTTTAAAGCACTCGCCCGGGCGCTCGATGAAGCAACAATCGTGGACCCGCGCGTTAAAGGCGTGCCATCAACGAAAGGAATGTTGTAA
- the hisD gene encoding histidinol dehydrogenase has translation MKIQNITQELSLKRSVDNGTNEQRTAVQKIIQAVRAEGDAALLAYTKQFDGAELNSMRVTRGEIDEAYNEFPEEITQVIKEAADNIFTFHQKQLRETWTYTDQNGTMLGQMLTPLDSAGVYVPGGTAAYPSSVLMNVLPAKVAGVKRIVMVSPPGPDGRLPAGVLIAADIAGVEEIYKVGGAQAVAALAYGTESIRPVDKITGPGNIYVALAKREVFGDVDIDMIAGPSEIAVLADESARPAEIAADLLSQAEHDPRASSVLVTPSWKLAEETAAEVERQLSGLPREEIARESIENYGAIYVAKDMKEAISVVNQLAPEHLEIMTENALDVVKSIRHAGAIFIGRFSSEPIGDYFAGPNHVLPTNGTARFSSPLNVDDFMKKSSLIMYSEKAFNENVDKIAAFARLEGLEAHARAVEARKEK, from the coding sequence ATGAAGATCCAAAATATCACACAAGAATTATCGTTAAAGCGTTCTGTGGATAATGGAACGAATGAACAGCGTACCGCTGTACAAAAAATTATTCAAGCAGTCCGTGCAGAGGGAGACGCTGCGCTGTTAGCCTACACGAAGCAATTTGACGGAGCAGAACTGAACAGCATGAGGGTCACGCGTGGTGAAATTGATGAAGCCTATAACGAGTTTCCTGAGGAGATCACACAAGTGATTAAAGAGGCGGCTGACAATATTTTTACGTTTCATCAAAAGCAGCTGAGGGAAACGTGGACTTATACAGATCAGAATGGGACAATGCTTGGCCAAATGCTGACACCGCTTGACTCCGCTGGTGTATATGTACCAGGGGGAACGGCTGCCTACCCATCCTCTGTGCTCATGAACGTTCTGCCTGCAAAGGTTGCCGGAGTGAAGCGGATTGTGATGGTCTCGCCTCCTGGTCCTGATGGCCGTTTGCCAGCAGGAGTTCTCATAGCTGCTGATATTGCGGGAGTAGAAGAAATTTATAAAGTTGGCGGTGCTCAGGCAGTGGCTGCACTCGCTTATGGAACTGAATCAATCCGTCCAGTCGATAAGATCACTGGTCCCGGCAATATTTATGTAGCATTGGCGAAACGTGAAGTGTTTGGTGATGTGGATATTGATATGATTGCCGGACCGAGTGAAATTGCCGTTCTCGCTGATGAAAGTGCAAGGCCAGCAGAAATTGCGGCAGATTTATTGTCTCAAGCAGAGCATGATCCGCGTGCAAGCAGCGTGTTGGTTACACCTTCATGGAAGCTCGCTGAAGAGACGGCAGCAGAAGTTGAACGACAGCTTTCGGGCCTTCCAAGGGAAGAAATTGCCCGGGAATCTATTGAAAACTATGGAGCCATTTATGTCGCAAAAGACATGAAGGAGGCGATAAGCGTAGTGAACCAGCTGGCGCCGGAACACTTAGAAATCATGACAGAGAACGCGCTGGATGTCGTGAAAAGCATTCGCCATGCCGGGGCCATTTTTATTGGTCGCTTCAGTTCTGAGCCTATTGGCGATTATTTTGCAGGCCCTAATCATGTCTTGCCAACAAACGGAACTGCCCGTTTTTCTTCACCGCTCAATGTGGATGATTTTATGAAGAAATCGAGTTTAATTATGTATAGCGAGAAAGCTTTCAATGAGAATGTTGATAAAATCGCTGCTTTTGCCCGCTTAGAGGGACTCGAAGCTCATGCCCGAGCTGTAGAGGCACGCAAAGAAAAATAA
- the hisG gene encoding ATP phosphoribosyltransferase produces MIAMLTIAMPKGRIFEEAAELLRESGYQLPPDLDESRKLIIEVPEEHLRFFLAKPMDVATYVEYGVADLGIAGKDVLLEEERDVYELIDLKISPCYLAVAGLPDTSVDEVAPKVATKYPNVASSYFRGKGEQVEIIKLNGSIELAPMIGLADRIVDIVSTGRTLRENGLVEYETIVDITSRLIVNPASYRLKGKEISQLVSRLSEIIAEKAV; encoded by the coding sequence CTGATCGCCATGTTAACAATTGCGATGCCCAAAGGGCGAATTTTTGAAGAGGCAGCTGAACTGCTCCGTGAGTCAGGCTATCAGCTGCCTCCGGATCTCGATGAATCACGCAAGCTAATTATTGAAGTGCCGGAAGAGCATTTACGCTTTTTTTTAGCGAAACCAATGGATGTGGCAACATATGTCGAATATGGTGTCGCAGATCTCGGAATTGCGGGCAAAGATGTGCTCCTTGAAGAGGAAAGAGATGTGTATGAGCTGATCGATTTAAAGATCAGTCCATGCTACCTGGCTGTGGCTGGTTTGCCTGATACTTCTGTGGATGAAGTAGCTCCTAAAGTGGCAACGAAGTATCCAAACGTCGCTTCTTCTTATTTTCGCGGAAAAGGGGAGCAAGTTGAAATTATCAAATTAAACGGTTCTATTGAGCTTGCTCCAATGATTGGGCTTGCAGATCGGATTGTTGATATCGTATCGACCGGCCGGACTTTAAGAGAAAATGGGCTTGTTGAATATGAAACAATTGTAGATATTACTTCCCGGCTAATTGTTAATCCAGCCAGTTATCGTTTAAAGGGTAAGGAAATTAGCCAGCTTGTCAGCCGGCTGTCAGAAATTATTGCAGAAAAGGCAGTGTGA
- a CDS encoding ATP phosphoribosyltransferase regulatory subunit has translation MSKLLMFEKPVGMRDTLPHIYETKRKLKETAETEMRSWGYRFIETPALEYHETVGEASAILDRQLFKLLDQQGNTLVLRPDMTTPIARVAASKLLKERVPLRLAYSASVYRAQQREGGRAAEFEQIGVEVIGDQTVSADAELIALLVSILKKTGMERFQISLGHIRFTDELFRQILGTEERVEHLRRFLYEKNYVGYCEHVKSLPLSSIDQQRLLRFLDLTGELNCLEGAADLIEGGAGSEAIAELRGLYERLQEYGVAEYIQFDLPLVSHMSYYTGLVFEVYVDGAGTSAGNGGRYDHLLEKFGQPASATGFGLRVDVLLGALEQLEEEEKVHCILFSNERRVEAIQEARKRREAGEAVLLQDVAGVEDVDRFTEACKSVSFFVGKATSGREF, from the coding sequence ATGTCGAAGCTGTTAATGTTTGAAAAACCTGTCGGGATGCGTGACACGCTCCCTCATATATATGAAACGAAGCGAAAGCTAAAAGAAACAGCGGAAACAGAGATGAGAAGCTGGGGATATCGATTTATTGAAACACCTGCTTTGGAATATCATGAGACCGTAGGAGAAGCCTCTGCTATTTTGGATCGCCAGTTGTTTAAATTGCTTGATCAGCAAGGAAATACTCTTGTGCTGCGTCCCGATATGACAACGCCGATTGCGCGAGTGGCGGCCTCAAAGTTATTGAAGGAACGTGTGCCGTTGCGGCTCGCCTACTCAGCGAGCGTCTACCGAGCACAGCAGCGTGAGGGAGGAAGAGCAGCTGAATTTGAGCAGATTGGTGTAGAAGTGATTGGTGACCAGACGGTGAGCGCCGATGCAGAGCTTATTGCACTGCTTGTATCTATCCTAAAGAAAACTGGTATGGAGCGTTTTCAAATTTCTCTCGGCCACATTCGCTTTACGGACGAGCTGTTCCGCCAAATTCTTGGTACAGAAGAGCGGGTTGAACATCTACGCCGTTTTTTATACGAAAAAAATTATGTCGGCTACTGTGAACATGTAAAAAGTCTCCCGCTTTCTTCCATTGACCAGCAGCGCCTTCTGCGTTTTCTAGATTTAACAGGGGAACTGAACTGTCTTGAAGGGGCGGCTGATCTAATTGAGGGCGGGGCAGGTAGCGAGGCGATTGCTGAATTGCGCGGTTTATATGAAAGATTGCAAGAATATGGTGTAGCGGAGTATATACAATTCGATTTACCGCTCGTCAGCCATATGAGCTATTATACAGGGTTAGTGTTTGAAGTTTACGTTGATGGAGCCGGAACATCGGCGGGCAACGGAGGCCGTTATGATCATTTGCTCGAAAAGTTCGGCCAGCCAGCCAGTGCTACAGGATTCGGACTTCGTGTTGATGTATTGCTTGGCGCTCTTGAACAGCTGGAAGAGGAAGAAAAAGTACATTGCATCTTATTCAGCAATGAGCGCCGAGTAGAAGCTATTCAAGAGGCAAGAAAACGTCGTGAAGCAGGAGAAGCGGTGCTTTTGCAGGATGTAGCCGGCGTAGAAGATGTAGACCGGTTTACAGAAGCATGCAAGAGTGTCTCCTTCTTCGTAGGAAAAGCAACAAGCGGAAGGGAGTTCTGA
- a CDS encoding LysE family translocator has protein sequence MINIVTFVIMSFFLVILPGPDNVILTRNTLREGRKGGLRTILGICLALLVHTLIAIIGLSAIIASSAYLFSIFKFVGATYLIYLGVRAFLSVRDNKLKAPALSESCQAADENFFRQGFLTDLLNPKVAVFFLTFLPQFVEPHVHSFVPFLLLGFIYTALTFLYSLFFILLIDQISGFMQKQSTQKVIQGVSGAVLVGFGLKLAFEKAPA, from the coding sequence ATGATAAATATCGTTACTTTTGTGATTATGTCTTTCTTTTTGGTTATTCTTCCGGGACCTGATAACGTAATTTTAACGAGAAATACGTTAAGAGAAGGGAGGAAAGGAGGGCTAAGAACCATTTTAGGGATCTGTTTGGCGCTGTTAGTTCACACATTAATAGCAATCATTGGATTATCTGCTATTATCGCCAGTTCCGCTTATTTATTTTCAATATTCAAATTTGTAGGTGCTACTTATCTCATTTACTTAGGTGTGAGAGCCTTTTTATCCGTCAGAGATAACAAATTAAAGGCCCCTGCTCTAAGTGAAAGCTGCCAAGCGGCAGACGAAAATTTCTTTCGGCAAGGGTTTTTAACCGATTTGTTAAATCCTAAAGTGGCTGTATTTTTCTTAACATTTTTACCTCAATTTGTAGAGCCGCATGTGCACAGCTTTGTTCCCTTTCTTCTGTTGGGTTTTATTTATACAGCCCTAACTTTTCTATACTCTCTTTTTTTCATTTTGCTCATAGATCAAATAAGTGGGTTTATGCAGAAACAATCCACTCAAAAAGTCATTCAGGGAGTATCGGGCGCTGTGCTTGTAGGCTTTGGTTTAAAGCTTGCTTTTGAAAAGGCCCCTGCATAA
- a CDS encoding acyltransferase: MRKTKRYKVEGANSLWNIYKTVSFWKTFKNTAIIEIGRFIPFMRVKNSLYRTFLGMKIDKQTALAYKVVPDIMFPELISIGRNTIIGYNTVILAHEYLIEEYRLGEVIIGDNVMIGANSTILPGVTIGDGAIISAATLVHRDVPPGAFAGGNPMQIKEKREPVKP, from the coding sequence GTGAGAAAGACGAAACGGTATAAAGTGGAAGGGGCCAATTCGCTCTGGAATATTTATAAAACCGTCTCGTTTTGGAAAACGTTTAAAAATACAGCAATTATTGAAATCGGCCGTTTTATCCCTTTTATGAGAGTGAAAAATAGCCTATACCGCACATTTCTTGGCATGAAGATTGATAAACAAACAGCGCTTGCCTACAAGGTAGTCCCAGATATTATGTTTCCGGAACTCATCTCGATTGGCCGCAATACGATTATTGGCTATAACACCGTTATTCTCGCCCATGAATATTTAATTGAAGAATATCGTCTTGGAGAAGTGATCATCGGTGATAATGTAATGATCGGTGCCAACAGCACCATACTTCCTGGTGTAACGATTGGGGATGGCGCCATTATTTCAGCTGCTACACTTGTCCATCGCGATGTGCCGCCTGGTGCTTTTGCTGGCGGGAATCCGATGCAGATAAAAGAAAAGAGAGAGCCCGTTAAGCCTTAA